The following are from one region of the Macaca thibetana thibetana isolate TM-01 chromosome 2, ASM2454274v1, whole genome shotgun sequence genome:
- the CPN2 gene encoding carboxypeptidase N subunit 2: MLPGAWLLWASLLLLARPAQPCPVGCDCFVREVFCSDEELAAIPPDIPPHTTNIVFVETSFTTVETRAFGSNPNLTKVVFLNTQLCQFRPDAFGGLPRLEDLEITGSSFLNLSANTFSNLTSLGKLTLNFNMLEALLEGLFQDMAALESLHLQGNRLQALPRRLFQPLTHLKTLNLAQNLLAQLPEELFHPLTSLQTLKLSNNALSGLPQGVFARLGSLQELFLDSNKISELPPRVFSQLFRLERLWLQHNAITHLPLSIFASLGNLTFLSLQGNMLRVLPAGLFAHTPHLVGLSLTHNQLETLAEGAFAHLSNLRSLMLSYNAIAHLPAGIFRDLEELVKLYLSSNNLTALHPALFQNLSKLELLSLSKNQLTTLPEGIFDTNYNLFNLALHGNPWQCDCHLAYLFNWLQQYTDRLLNIQTYCAGPAYLKGQVVPALNEKQLVCPVTRDRLGFQVTWLDDNKAGGSWDLAVSERAARSQCTYSNPEGTVVLACDQARCRWLNVQLSPRQGSLGLLYNASQEWDLRSSCGSLRLTVSIEARAAGP; encoded by the coding sequence ATGCTCCCTGGAGCCTGGCTGCTCTGGGCCTCCCTCCTGCTCCTGGCCaggcctgcccagccctgccccgtGGGTTGCGACTGCTTTGTCCGGGAGGTGTTCTGCTCAGACGAGGAGCTGGCCGCCATCCCGCCGGACATCCCGCCACACACCACAAACATCGTCTTTGTGGAGACCTCGTTCACTACGGTGGAAACCAGAGCCTTTGGCAGCAACCCCAACTTGACCAAGGTGGTCTTCCTCAACACTCAGCTCTGCCAGTTTAGGCCGGATGCCTTCGGggggctgcccaggctggaggacctGGAGATCACAGGCAGCAGCTTCTTGAACCTCAGCGCCAACACCTTCTCCAACCTGACCTCGCTGGGCAAGCTCACCCTCAACTTCAACATGCTGGAGGCTCTGCTCGAGGGCCTCTTCCAGGACATGGCTGCCCTGGAGTCCCTCCACCTGCAGGGGAACCGGCTCCAGGCCCTGCCCAGGAGGCTCTTCCAGCCTCTGACCCATCTGAAGACACTCAACCTGGCCCAGAACCTCCTGGCCCAGCTCCCAGAGGAGCTGTTCCACCCACTCACCAGCCTGCAGACCCTGAAGCTGAGCAACAACGCGCTCTCTGGCCTCCCCCAGGGCGTGTTCGCCAGACTGGGCAGCCTGCAGGAGCTCTTCCTGGACAGCAACAAGATCTCGGAGCTGCCCCCTCGGGTGTTCTCCCAACTCTTCCGCCTGGAGAGGCTGTGGCTGCAGCACAATGCCATCACGCACCTGCCACTCTCCATCTTCGCCTCCCTGGGGAATCTGACCTTTCTGAGCTTGCAGGGGAACATGCTTCGGGTCCTGCCTGCCGGCCTCTTTGCCCACACCCCACACCTGGTCGGCCTGTCTCTGACCCATAACCAGCTGGAGACGCTCGCTGAGGGCGCCTTTGCCCACCTGTCCAACCTGCGTTCCCTCATGCTCTCATACAATGCCATTGCCCACCTCCCAGCTGGCATCTTCAGAGACCTGGAGGAGCTGGTCAAGCTCTACCTGAGCAGCAACAACCTGACAgccctgcacccagccctcttcCAGAACCTGTCCAAGCTGGAGCTGCTCAGCCTCTCCAAGAACCAGCTGACTACACTTCCGGAGGGCATCTTCGACACCAACTACAACCTGTTCAACCTGGCCCTGCACGGCAACCCCTGGCAGTGTGACTGCCACCTGGCCTACCTCTTCAACTGGCTGCAGCAGTACACCGACCGGCTCCTGAACATCCAGACCTACTGTGCCGGCCCTGCCTACCTCAAAGGCCAGGTGGTGCCCGCCTTGAATGAGAAGCAGCTGGTGTGTCCCGTCACCCGGGACCGCCTGGGCTTCCAGGTCACGTGGCTGGACGACAACAAGGCAGGGGGCAGCTGGGATCTGGCTGTGTCGGAAAGGGCAGCCCGGAGCCAGTGCACCTACAGCAACCCCGAGGGCACCGTGGTGCTCGCCTGTGACCAGGCCCGGTGTCGCTGGCTGAACGTCCAGCTATCTCCTCGGCAGGGCTCCCTGGGACTGCTGTACAATGCTAGTCAGGAGTGGGACCTGAGGTCGAGCTGCGGTTCTCTGCGGCTCACTGTGTCTATCGAGGCTCGGGCAGCCGGGCCCTAG
- the LRRC15 gene encoding leucine-rich repeat-containing protein 15 → MPLKHYLLLLVGCQAWGAGLAYYGCPSECTCSRASQVECTGARIVAVPTPLPWNAMSLQILNTHITELSESPFLNISALIALRIEKNELSHIMPGAFRNLGSLRYLSLANNKLQVLPIGLFQGLDSLESLLLSSNQLVQIQPAHFSQCSNLKELQLHGNHLEYIPDGAFDHLVGLTKLNLGKNSLTHISPRVFQHLGNLQVLRLYENRLTDIPMGTFDGLVNLQELALQQNQIGLLSPGLFHNNHNLQRLYLSNNHISQLPPSIFMQLPQLNRLTLFGNSLKELSPGIFGPMPNLRELWLYDNHITSLPDNVFSNLRQLQVLILSRNQISFISPGAFNGLTELRELSLHTNALQDLDGNVFRMLANLQNISLQNNRLRQLPGNIFANVNGLMTIQLQNNQLENLPLGIFDHLGKLCELRLYDNPWRCDSDILPLRNWLLLNQPRLGTDTVPVCFSPANVRGQSLIIINVNVAVPSVHVPEVPSYPETSWYPDTSSYPDTTSISSTTELTSPVEDYTDLTTIQVTDDRSVWGMTQAQSGLAIAAIVIGIVALACSLAACIGCCCCKKRSQAVLMQMKAPNEC, encoded by the coding sequence ATGCCACTGAAGCATTATCTCCTTTTGCTGGTGGGCTGCCAAGCCTGGGGTGCAGGGTTGGCCTACTATGGCTGCCCTAGTGAGTGTACCTGCTCCAGGGCCTCCCAGGTGGAGTGCACCGGGGCACGCATTGTGGCCGTACCCACCCCTCTGCCCTGGAACGCCATGAGCCTGCAGATCCTCAACACACACATCACTGAACTCAGTGAGTCCCCGTTCCTCAATATCTCAGCCCTCATCGCCCTGAGGATTGAGAAGAATGAACTGTCACACATCATGCCCGGGGCCTTCCGAAACCTGGGCTCGCTACGCTATCTCAGCCTCGCCAACAACAAGCTGCAGGTTCTGCCCATCGGCCTCTTCCAGGGCCTGGACAGCCTCGAGTCACTCCTTCTGTCCAGTAACCAGCTGGTGCAGATCCAGCCGGCCCACTTCTCCCAGTGCAGCAACCTCAAGGAGCTGCAGCTGCATGGCAACCACCTGGAATACATACCCGACGGAGCCTTCGACCACCTGGTGGGACTCACGAAGCTCAATCTGGGCAAGAATAGCCTCACCCACATCTCACCCAGGGTCTTCCAGCACCTGGGCAACCTCCAGGTCCTCCGGCTCTATGAGAACAGGCTCACGGATATCCCCATGGGCACTTTTGATGGGCTTGTCAACCTGCAGGAACTGGCTCTGCAGCAGAACCAGATCGGGCTGCTCTCCCCTGGTCTCTTCCACAACAACCACAACCTCCAGAGACTCTACCTGTCCAACAACCACATCTCCCAGCTGCCGCCCAGCATCTTCATGCAGCTGCCCCAGCTCAACCGTCTTACCCTCTTCGGGAATTCCCTGAAGGAGCTCTCTCCGGGGATCTTCGGGCCCATGCCCAACCTGCGGGAGCTTTGGCTCTATGACAACCATATCACTTCTCTACCCGACAACGTCTTCAGCAACCTCCGCCAGTTGCAGGTCCTGATTCTTAGCCGCAACCAGATCAGCTTCATCTCCCCGGGTGCCTTCAACGGGCTCACGGAGCTTCGGGAGCTGTCCCTCCACACCAACGCATTGCAGGACCTGGACGGGAACGTCTTCCGCATGTTGGCCAACCTGCAGAATATCTCCCTGCAGAACAACCGCCTCAGACAGCTCCCAGGGAATATCTTTGCCAACGTCAATGGCCTCATGACCATCCAGCTGCAGAACAACCAGCTGGAGAACTTGCCCCTCGGCATCTTCGATCACCTGGGGAAACTGTGTGAGCTGCGGCTGTACGACAATCCCTGGAGGTGTGACTCAGACATCCTTCCACTCCGCAACTGGCTCCTGCTCAACCAGCCTAGGTTAGGGACGGACACTGTACCTGTGTGTTTCAGCCCAGCCAACGTCCGAGGCCAGTCCCTCATTATCATCAATGTCAATGTTGCTGTTCCGAGTGTCCATGTCCCCGAGGTGCCTAGTTATCCAGAAACGTCATGGTACCCAGACACATCAAGTTATCCTGACACCACATCCATCTCTTCTACCACTGAGCTAACCAGCCCTGTGGAAGATTACACCGATCTGACTACCATTCAGGTCACCGACGACCGCAGCGTTTGGGGCATGACCCAGGCCCAGAGCGGGCTGGCCATTGCTGCCATTGTCATTGGCATTGTTGCCCTGGCCTGCTCCCTGGCTGCCTGCATCGGCTGTTGCTGCTGCAAGAAGAGAAGCCAAGCCGTCCTGATGCAGATGAAGGCACCCAACGAGTGTTAA